One Danio rerio strain Tuebingen ecotype United States chromosome 13, GRCz12tu, whole genome shotgun sequence DNA window includes the following coding sequences:
- the zmp:0000001006 gene encoding uncharacterized protein LOC100002840 precursor, producing the protein MLAFLLIVSFHEVILGADEHAFQQFIECAFNSQGQVDRSWRYGYDGKDVMHVDLATETVVGTSEPGKRLAEERKSTEYIRRKEEKLKIVCSAVKTVFLKSNNTLSRAAKPTVLLLSNGGQGQEYLKCVVRGFYPNVIRVRWTQKGKPIFFGVSTTGTLPHTDGTFQMTSYLSLGNMTAHGVTCEIEHLSIDGKLRKNYGDNPWILSQITVAVVAFILGFVCTIAVIFVWKRHQTTKSHDDETNGASDESEASLSLNVMNISQET; encoded by the exons ATGCTGGCTTTTCTCTTGATTGTTTCTTTTCATGAAGTCATCCTTGGCGCAG ACGAACATGCATTCCAGCAGTTCATTGAGTGTGCGTTTAACAGCCAAGGGCAAGTAGACCGCTCATGGAGATATGGGTATGATGGCAAAGACGTCATGCATGTGGATTTGGCGACTGAAACTGTGGTCGGGACCAGTGAACCTGGCAAACGTTTAGCAGAAGAACGAAAAAGCACAGAGTACATTAGGAGGAAAGAAGAAAAACTAAAGATTGTGTGCTCTGCTGTGAAAACGGTCTTCCTAAAGTCTAACAATACACTGTCCAGGGCAG CAAAACCAACAGTGCTTTTATTGTCTAATGGAGGTCAGGGTCAGGAATATCTCAAGTGTGTTGTGCGTGGCTTCTATCCAAATGTCATCCGAGTGCGTTGGACCCAAAAGGGAAAGCCAATCTTTTTCGGTGTGTCGACTACTGGAACACTTCCTCACACTGACGGCACGTTTCAGATGACCTCCTATCTCAGCCTCGGTAATATGACAGCCCATGGTGTTACCTGTGAGATTGAACACTTGAGCATTGATGGGAAACTGAGGAAAAACTATG GGGATAATCCATGGATTCTGTCACAAATCACAGTGGCAGTGGTTGCTTTTATTCTTGGATTTGTGTGCACAATTGCGGTAATATTTGTTTGGAAAAGGCACCaaacaacaaaatcacatgatgaTGAGACAAATGGCGCAAGTGACGAATCAGAAGCATCTTTATCTTTGAATGTAATGAATATTTCTCAGGAAACATAA